A single Larimichthys crocea isolate SSNF chromosome VIII, L_crocea_2.0, whole genome shotgun sequence DNA region contains:
- the LOC104934382 gene encoding serine/threonine-protein kinase pim-2-like: MEEDLSESKKRAGDGNHAEHTEVSEETHNKRKTSVVQPPVQKTRKTRCSINNTFDSGTHVVCHDGKPPKNQGRCSNASDPSVIVVENLSVETQKTNANDGGEAPKKKLSHSTRSTDVKRDVSSDEDAGDVNQNLSSASSQEEKIFEMSSSANTSTADFEDKYYELCRLGAGGYGYVYDGLRNSDNFPVAIKHIPKENVRWEQVICNGKEFKIILEVAFMLKAAGLPGSVGQSAAVSLLDWYILDEELILVMENPVNSIDLWDYIESQGGSLEEHKAKMILKQLVDAAIDMHSKNVFHRDIKLENVLIQKISDVPRVRIIDFGCGCFSTDAPYDSFCGTLAHSPPEWIQCQKYWARPTTVWQLGVLFYSLLKGHVPFTTVHYINNDIKFNTALSTDVRILLRMCLTLDPKLRSSLEELKQSRFLNNPALCLPRDILYK, from the exons ATGGAGGAGGATCTGAGTGAAAGCAAGAAGAGGGCTGGTGATGGAAACCACGCTGAACACACTGAGGTTTCAGAGGAGACACACAACAAGAGAAAGACCAGTGTTGTCCAACCACCTGTACAGAAGACAAGGAAGACAAGGTGTAGTATCAACAACACCTTCGACTCCGGCACACATGTAGTGTGCCATGATGGCAAGCCACCAAAAAACCAGGGAAGGTGTTCCAATGCCAGTGACCCCAGTGTGATAGTAGTAGAGAATCTGTCAGTGGAGACGCAGAAAACAAATGCCAATGATGGCGGTGAGGCACCTAAAAAGAAACTGAGCCACAGCACTAGGAGCACTGATGTGAAGAGGGACGTCAGTTCTGATGAAGATGCAGGTGACGTCAACCAAAACTTAAGCAGCGCCTCATCTCAAGAGGAGAAAATCTTTGAGATGTCTTCCTcagcaaacacaagcacag CTGACTTTGAAGACAAGTACTATGAGCTCTGTCGGCTCGGAGCAGGAGGCTACGGCTATGTGTATGATGGATTGCGTAATTCAGACAATTTCCCG GTCGCCATCAAGCACATTCCCAAAGAGAATGTGAGATGGGAACAAGTG ATTTGCAATGGGAAGGAGTTTAAAATCATTCTCGAGGTCGCCTTCATGCTGAAAGCCGCCGGTCTACCAGGATCAGTTGGACAATCTGCTGCCGTGTCTCTCCTTGATTGGTACATTCTGGATGAAGAGTTAATACTGGTCATGGAAAACCCAGTCAACTCCATTGACCTCTGGGACTACATTGAATCACAGGGAGGATCATTGGAGGAACATAAGGCAAAG ATGATCCTGAAGCAGCTAGTGGACGCTGCCATTGACATGCACTCTAAGAATGTCTTTCATCGGGACATTAAGCTAGAAAATGTCCTGATTCAAAAGATCTCTGATGTACCAAGAGTCCGTATCATCGACTTTGGTTGTGGCTGCTTCTCAACAGATGCACCTTATGATTCCTTCTGTG GTACCCTTGCTCACTCCCCTCCAGAGTGGATTCAATGTCAGAAATACTGGGCCCGCCCTACCACTGTTTGGCAGCTAGGCGTGCTCTTCTATTCACTGCTGAAAGGACATGTGCCTTTTACCACCGTACACTACATCAACAATGACATTAAATTCAACACAGCACTGTCCACAG ATGTAAGGATTTTACTGCGCATGTGCCTGACCTTAGACCCTAAATTGCGGTCTAGTCTGGAGGAGCTAAAGCAGAGTCGATTCCTCAACAACCCAGCCCTTTGTCTACCTAGGGACATCCTTTATAAGTGA